TCTGACTATCTGATCCCATTTATAGTCTTTCACATTCTAAGATCTGAactatttgtgttttttttttgtttaaattttgaacTTGTTTAATCATGTTTTGTATATTGGGATTTGATGATAATTTATGACACCCAGTCTTACTTGCTCCTTTGGTGTGCTACCTGGTGAGAGATTAATTTCCTGATCCCTTTATCCATGTTTATAAATGGACCTCAGTGTCTTACATTTTTCAAGTCATTGTTTTTTTTCCATGTATCTGTGCTTTTATGTTTGAACTCACTGTAATGCCCCTTTTCATGAGAATAACAATGTTGATGAGATATGAGGATGCTTATCCACCTATTCTGTAATAGAATGATGATTCAAAACATGCACTACCATCTGATCTCATACAATTGATTCAAGTCCTTACTTTTGTgtaattgtttcttttgttttgtatcAGTGGTTTGATATTGATGTGTTCATGCCCGTGGTATCTAATGTCCTGAGTCTATGCCTGTACCTGGATGTTTCGTTTTAAGGGCATATAGAAATTTTTACAGGCCTGCGACACAGCTGGCTTTTGTTAATAATAAGCCTTCTGTTACTATTTTCCTGTTTACATCTTGAATTCACTTAAATATGTAATTCATCCCTTTTGCAATAAAATCCTttcctaaaacaaaataaattgttAGATTTTACATTGATTAATGTTTCCTTTCTGCAATCAATGATGCATCTTTTTCCCAAAATTATGATCATCTGTGATTAATATCCAAATTATCACCATCTTTCGACTGAGATTGCAGTAAAGATGTTCTCCATTCCTGGTTTTCTGTGTAGTCAATAGATTGATAGGTTGTGATTGGTTTCCAATGTTTTTAAGATAAATTTTTCTTGTATTGTGTTAAACAGGAAAACTGGCGCAGACCCAAGGGTATTGATTCTCGTGTGAGGAGAAAGTTTAAGGGATGCACGTTGATGCCAAATATTGGTTACGGGTCTGACAAGAAGACCCGACACTATCTCCCTAATGGTTTCAAGAAATTTGTTGTTCACAATGTTAAGGACTTGGAACTGCTCATGATGCACAACAGGTTCGTCATTTAACAAACTTATTTTAGTGTGTTAACTGAATAATCTGAATGGATTATTGAAATAAGGTATTCTATGATTTCAGGACCTACTGTGCAGAGATTGCACACAATGTATCAACAAGGAAGAGGAAGGATATAGTGGAGAGAGCTGCCCAGCTTGATGTGGTAGTGACAAACAAGACTGCCAGGCTACGCAGCCAGGAGGACGAGTAGACATTCAATTAATgtcttttatgtatttgtgttcTTTAGGTTTTTGACCGgtatttttatttgttcaaaACAATTTGTAACATGGTATACAATTAAAGATGTTATTTCGCATTTTGTTTATCTTGTCATCTCAAATTGTTTCTTTTGTCACGGGAAATCATATCCATTTTTCTCGGCTAATGAGGTGATTTATTCTATAATTAAGACGGAATGCTAAAGAAATTACTCACTTGTAATTAGTTAGGAATAAATGATAACTACTAAAATCAGTATGATTCTGTAGTTTTTATAAGACTACCATAGACTCGGTATGAATCAAATTACAGAGAAACCAAAGCGGATGATTATAAGACTACCATAGACTCAATCTTTCCTGCATTTTCGATATCTGATTGATTTTATTTAACAACTGCATGTTGATTATGTGAGAAAGACATTCCAACGTTAAATCCTGCGATCATTACTTGCTAGCTTCTTGGTGCACAAATGGAATATGCTACTGGAAATGTTATTTTGCAACTTAAAACTTAAAAGGACTCCCAAGTCCCAACACGAGTGTGCATGAGATCCTAACAAAAATGGACTGCATAGTAGTGTAACAATTAAGTAATTCCTCCTTTTTAAAGTGAGTCAACTCGGCGGAAGGCAAAATTCCATTAGAGCATCATGAATTCCTAGGTTCCATGTTTTGCTAAACACTGAACATGAACGTGCTCATCCTTGTAACTCCCAGTCATAAGGTTATCTTACTTGGACCATGGAAGCTGGCCGTGTTTTGTTTAGACTGGAATAAATCAATGAGAATGAACAGTATGTGAAGACAAACAGTTATTAACACAAAACGCAGATGGTAGGACACCCAGTAGTAAGGTAAAAAATGGTGTCGTTTTAAAATGAAACCCATCCTAGAGCGTAGAGGTATACGAACGACAGCAAAGTATAATCAACAATGGACGAAGACATGGAAGGTACTGGTTTGCCATAAAATTGCAATCCCCTGCTGTCCAAGAGATCTGTTATTGGCTTACTGAAACGGTGTCAAGACAAGTAAATGATGATTGAAATGCACAGTTGCACACAGCAAGACGGGTAGTTAAATTTCAGAAAAAGACTACAGGGCTTTGCTGAGCTAGTAGATTAAGTTTGGCTATAAAGTCCATAATGTGCTAAAACATAAGTATCAAATAGAATCTTAAACGCCTTGGACAAATGTTGCATGAGCTAATTTAGACTTGAAGCCCTTCTTAAGTTTCAATATAGAGACGTCTCAATCTATAAGAAAACATTCTAACGAAGAGGAAGAGAGAAGGGGAGATCCCATAGTTGTACTTGTATAACATCATGGCAACTCAcaaaatcatcaatcatcattagAATACAATAAAAGAACAAGCAAGTGCAACAAGAAGCTCGATTTACCCCAATGGTATGAATCTGAAACTGACTAGACCTGATTCAACTATAAAAATTCCCAATAAACATTGAAACCATGAGCATCAACATGATCAGCATGTATTTACGCCGTCCTTGCAATCTTTAGTCAAATTATAGAATGTCTCTACGTGTGTCTTACCACGATAAAAGACTTCTGTATCGACTGCAGCTCTCATGTATCCATCGAACTCGACGGGTTTTCCATTGTTGAGAAGCGTGGTTTCGTTGTACCACTCACTCGTAGTTCCCCACAGTTCCTTATAATCATCAAGCAAATGGACCTTGTAGTTGGGTCTCAACTTGTCGAAGTAATTGTAGAAAGGCTCATTGGTGGCAATATACAAATTCCTCTGAGGTTGGATCATTCCTTTCAGCTTCTCAACAAGAACATCCGGCGATGTGTCGTAATCTAAATGAGGCCACAGCTCCTTGTTCTGAGCTTTCTCCCCTCGAACCACATGGACTGCATCAAAATCCCAGTCCATCCTTCCACTAATCTCTGTAACAATATTCATCAACCTCTTGGACTTCCACAAAGCATGCCAGGGCCTCTGAATATACTTTGCAGCCTCGCCTTCGCAGACTCTATACCAGTAATTCTCCGGCTCCGGCGCATCAAACTGCCTCCAAATGATGGTGCTCTTGTCCTTCTTAAGCTGCATGGGAGTCACCTTGTGTGTCACCACCTTCCTAACAGGAACCTTGTTCCTCTTCAAATGGGTCTTATCCCACTTCTTCCAATCTCTCACGAACTCACCTTCCTCCACAATGGAAGCCACCTCCTTCAGATGCTCGAAATCGAAATAATACCGAAAATCCTTCCCTTCCTCATCCTTATGGCTAGGATTATATGTTGCAGCTAAGCAAACACTCAAATCCATCACAAAAGTCCTATTCAAAAACATAGCCTCACCCAATCCACACAAGAAACTCCACATATAATGGTTCATCCCTTTGCAATAATCCCCACCCCTTGAATAATACAGATACTTGCCATTCCTAAAGTTAATTGCGGATCCCAAAGTAGGAATAGTATCATTAATCTCATCATCACGGTTTGAAATTTTTGGCAAAGCCTTACCCTTACCGTTGGCACCACTGCGAGCACCTTCATTTCGCGGACGGAGCGCCGGGTTCCTCCGCGCATTGCTACCTGAATGCCATCGGCCGGCGTGCACCACCTTGTACTTACAATCGTCGGTGAGCTGGAGCTTGAACCGCCGGAAGTCACGGTACTTCCGCCACGACTTCTCCCTCTTGTTCCGGAACCGCCACGCGACGTCGCACTCGTCGGCTGTAGAGCCGTTCACCGGCGTCTGGTAATCAAAGAACGCGATCGACTTGAACGTCCTTAGGTTAAACCTCTCGACTGCAATCAAGACGCGAGGATCGGAGCAGTTTAGGGTTCCGGCGGCGGCTGCGTCGGCGCAGGGTCCGCGGACGACACCGACGGCGTCATCAGAGTCGGCAGGGGAAGCTAACGGCGGGGTTAAATTTGCGATCCGCTCCTCGGCCTTCTCGATGACGGCCTCCGTGACGGCAGGTGCGGCGGCCGATTGTGAAGGAAAGGGAAGCGGTGGATCCTGTGGCGAAGGGGAAATATCCTCGCCGGTTTTGATGATGGAAGTGTCGATGTGAAACGTGGCATTTTCTGATTGGGTGAAGAGAGTAGTGAGTGCTGGCGCTGATTGGAGCCATGGGTCTGGTGGCTGGTAGGTAATGGCAATGACGGTGAAGATTAGGACCGAGAAAACGAAGACAGAGAAACAGAGGTTGCTTATGAGCTTTATCATGTTCTGTGCTATTGGCTCCGCTGCCGTGGTGGCGGCGGCGGCGGAGCTGCTTGGGTGTGAGTGTGAGTCCTTCATTGTGTTTGTGAGATCTGAGTTGTGGTGCGGGGTGGGTTCAAAGAAGAGAAATCGATACGGCAATGCGTAGTGTGGAAGGAAGGTGGTTCAGATGAGTAGGATCTGTTGAGCGTGATTACTCACTTAACTCTCTGATTGCTCATTAATCTAATCTTTTTTATTACTACTTACTTTCTACTTACTCCTACTGTCATAGCAGCGGATACAGTTTGACTCTCTGAGGATCAAGATTCAAGAGTTCGATTCTGTGGTTGccatattcttcttcttcggtATGTCGGTCTTCGTTTGTAGCCAACGAATTTACAGTTGTAAGTATGTTGTCGCCGtctcttttattgttttctctAATCTAAATACTTCTCTTGGCCTACATCTTCTATCATATTCTTACAACCTTTCCAACCTACCTACGATTATTGTTTTCTCTAAAACTTTCAtgcaattattttgatgtgaaaTTATTAATCGAGAATTGTTAGATATGATATATTTAAGGCAAAAACTCACCTGCAGTCGACTGCAGGTGAAGTTGCTTCTGGATGGCTGACACGTGTTACtatatggtttaaaaaaaatcggtttattttatataaataatttatttaaaaaaaccggTTTGAATTAGACAAAGCAGTTACTTTTATTCCCTCCTTCTTCGTTTCGCACGTAAAATTCGTTCTCTTTCAATTCCTTTTCAGAACTAATATGAAACTTTCAATTAggtatgttccttttatttatatttcttaatcaaatttattgtttcaaatgtatttcttaatttatgtttttattcattcctccgtgaatgatgaaaattatttaataaatacgtACATATTTATGTCATCACACCATTTTGATGTTCAGGATCATAAATGCCAAGATAATTCATGGCAATTTCATGTGATGGAAGATAAAAATGTAATTATGGTATAACGTAGACTAGTTGATAGCATGAGCATTGTTAAAATTTTGGCATGAtatctttcatatttattatatgTCTCTTTAGTTGGTGATGTTATAGTTTATTGTGATGATATGATGGTAGTTTAATTGTATGAGTTAGGTCCTTtttatttggttgaattttttctATGGCTATCCTATTTTTGATGGCaatgtcaaaataaatattttcattagttgttcttttttttctctatttttgaatcaattttattttaaaaaaatttattaaaaatttttgttgtagacaaaattaataatattatgttcaattatttaaggagaccaaattaatattttgattagatacttttgttttattgaaaataaattctaatttcattaaaaaataaattctagttgataagtaaaaacacaaaaacgtgTATGACAGTGAAATCATAATTTCTAGACAAGTAAATTATAGtcttattatcttaaaaaaataatttatttatagaataatatcgaaaaatcaacaataatttgcatgaaaatagtttattagtaaaataaaagttaattgattgattaccataaaatttaatttaacgataaatttgcaattgaacatatttttacaacttaatttaaaatctGTTTACTGCTTAATTTAAAAGCAACTGAAAATGTAAGTTatggaaaacaaaacaaaactcaTCAAGAAAATAGAAACAGAGACACAAAAAAAGCCAGATGATATCATTTATGTCATTCCTATAAAAAAACcataaattttgtttctttttca
The genomic region above belongs to Arachis duranensis cultivar V14167 chromosome 3, aradu.V14167.gnm2.J7QH, whole genome shotgun sequence and contains:
- the LOC107482261 gene encoding 60S ribosomal protein L32-1; this translates as MALPLLSKKIVKKRVKKFKRPQSDRKISVKENWRRPKGIDSRVRRKFKGCTLMPNIGYGSDKKTRHYLPNGFKKFVVHNVKDLELLMMHNRTYCAEIAHNVSTRKRKDIVERAAQLDVVVTNKTARLRSQEDE
- the LOC107482260 gene encoding uncharacterized protein LOC107482260, producing MKDSHSHPSSSAAAATTAAEPIAQNMIKLISNLCFSVFVFSVLIFTVIAITYQPPDPWLQSAPALTTLFTQSENATFHIDTSIIKTGEDISPSPQDPPLPFPSQSAAAPAVTEAVIEKAEERIANLTPPLASPADSDDAVGVVRGPCADAAAAGTLNCSDPRVLIAVERFNLRTFKSIAFFDYQTPVNGSTADECDVAWRFRNKREKSWRKYRDFRRFKLQLTDDCKYKVVHAGRWHSGSNARRNPALRPRNEGARSGANGKGKALPKISNRDDEINDTIPTLGSAINFRNGKYLYYSRGGDYCKGMNHYMWSFLCGLGEAMFLNRTFVMDLSVCLAATYNPSHKDEEGKDFRYYFDFEHLKEVASIVEEGEFVRDWKKWDKTHLKRNKVPVRKVVTHKVTPMQLKKDKSTIIWRQFDAPEPENYWYRVCEGEAAKYIQRPWHALWKSKRLMNIVTEISGRMDWDFDAVHVVRGEKAQNKELWPHLDYDTSPDVLVEKLKGMIQPQRNLYIATNEPFYNYFDKLRPNYKVHLLDDYKELWGTTSEWYNETTLLNNGKPVEFDGYMRAAVDTEVFYRGKTHVETFYNLTKDCKDGVNTC